A part of Desulfotomaculum nigrificans DSM 574 genomic DNA contains:
- a CDS encoding DUF2680 domain-containing protein, which yields MKKKLVVLGLVVMAMLAMLVPGAFAAGTSTDQTQAQDSYTQQAQDYFNQMFEWRKAQVDQMLSYGYITEEQAKAWKQQIDSMKDYMQQNGNGPMMGNGYYGMGPGMMGGGYYGWCW from the coding sequence ATGAAAAAGAAGTTAGTTGTACTAGGGTTAGTTGTAATGGCCATGCTGGCCATGCTGGTTCCTGGGGCTTTCGCGGCGGGAACCAGTACCGACCAGACACAGGCCCAAGATTCTTATACTCAACAGGCTCAGGACTATTTCAACCAGATGTTTGAATGGCGTAAGGCCCAGGTAGATCAGATGCTGTCATACGGGTATATCACAGAGGAACAAGCAAAGGCATGGAAGCAGCAAATTGACAGCATGAAAGATTATATGCAACAGAATGGTAATGGCCCCATGATGGGCAACGGCTACTATGGTATGGGCCCTGGCATGATGGGCGGCGGATATTACGGTTGGTGTTGGTAA
- a CDS encoding SHOCT domain-containing protein, whose translation MWCGGYGMGWPGMGMMSGVGGWVGMILSMLVPIVIVGLIIYGLLKVVKRSPGYGSSAALEVLGTRYAKNEITEEEYKRMKEQLSR comes from the coding sequence ATGTGGTGTGGTGGTTATGGCATGGGTTGGCCTGGTATGGGCATGATGTCCGGTGTTGGCGGATGGGTTGGCATGATCCTGTCCATGTTGGTTCCGATTGTTATTGTAGGGTTGATAATCTACGGTCTCTTGAAGGTGGTTAAGAGATCACCTGGCTACGGGTCGTCGGCGGCCCTGGAGGTACTGGGTACCCGTTACGCCAAAAACGAAATCACCGAGGAAGAATACAAAAGAATGAAAGAACAACTGTCTCGCTAG